AAATGGCAAGAATAAAAGCACATGAAGAGCGATGAAGCTATAGATAATTTTTTTGGTCGTAACGGAAAAAAACGGCTAAATTGTGCTCAATCGGTAGCCGCTGTTTTTATAAATAATGGGTTTTTTTCTGAAGAAGATTTTTTTGATTTAAAGAATTGCGGTTTTGGCAAAGCTCCACAAGGTTATTGCGGCAGTGTTTATGCGGCGCATTGTATTTTGGGAAAAGTCAGCAAAGCGAAAGCAGAAAAATTTAACAATGAATTTATTGCGTATGCCAAGTTTCTTACTTGCAAAGAAATAAGAATGATGGAAAAAATAAAATGTTTTCAAACTGTTAAAAAGGCTACAGAACTTATTGAAAAAATATTAATGTTGTAAAAGTTAAACAATATTTTTAAGGAAAATAATTATGAAACAAATAGTTGTAATAAGCGGAAAAGGGGGAACAGGCAAAACGGTTGTCACGGGATCGCTTGCTGCTTTAGCGCGAAATAAAATTATGGTTGATTGCGATGTTGACGCCGCAGACTTACACCTTTTGCTTAACCCCAAAATAAAAGAAACCCATGAGTTTAGAAGCGGGAAAACAGCTTTTATTGATCCGCGTCTTTGTCTGAAATGTGGTAAATGTATCAAGTTTTGCAGATTTAAAGCGATAAAACCGGACTATAGCATTGAACCTTATTCTTGCGAAGGTTGTTCTTTATGCAGTCATATTTGTCCGTTTAATGCGATACAGATGAAATATAATATTTCGGGAGAATGGTTTATATCAGAAACTAAATATGGTCATTTTGTACATGCAAAACTTGGTATTGCCGAAGAAAATTCCGGAAAGCTTGTGGCAAAAATCAGACAGGCAGGCAGAGATTTAGCCAAACAATATAATTTAGACTACATAATCATAGATGGGCCTCCGGGAATAGGCTGTCCTGTAATTGCCTCTTTAACTGGAGTTAACTCTGCTCTTATCGTTACAGAACCAACCCTTTCAGGCCTTCACGATGCCCAAAGGGTAATAGCTGTGGCGCGGCATTTTAATGTTCCTGTCAAAATGGTAATAAATAAATATGACCTTAATCTGGATATGACTTATAAAATTGAAAATTTTTGCACTCTTCAAAATATTCCTGTTGTCGGGGAAATCATTTTTGACAAACAAGTCGTCGAATCAATGGTTGCTGGAAAACCCATTGTGGAGTATATTACAGGGTCTGTCAAAAAAGAACTTGTAAAAATATGGGAACAATTAAAATAAAATGATTTTTGATAAAAACAAACCAAAGCCATTTTAGAGAAAGGTTTTTAAGAGATATAATTAGAGCCAAGATTCTAATTATATTTTTATAAGGAGGCATAGGAGTGAATAATGATGAAAAATTTTATGGTCGTATGAATGATCCTACCAGTTCTTCGTATATAAAAGGATTATGCGGAGAGATTATGG
This portion of the candidate division WOR-1 bacterium RIFOXYB2_FULL_36_35 genome encodes:
- a CDS encoding (4Fe-4S)-binding protein, encoding MKQIVVISGKGGTGKTVVTGSLAALARNKIMVDCDVDAADLHLLLNPKIKETHEFRSGKTAFIDPRLCLKCGKCIKFCRFKAIKPDYSIEPYSCEGCSLCSHICPFNAIQMKYNISGEWFISETKYGHFVHAKLGIAEENSGKLVAKIRQAGRDLAKQYNLDYIIIDGPPGIGCPVIASLTGVNSALIVTEPTLSGLHDAQRVIAVARHFNVPVKMVINKYDLNLDMTYKIENFCTLQNIPVVGEIIFDKQVVESMVAGKPIVEYITGSVKKELVKIWEQLK